A single genomic interval of Coleofasciculus sp. FACHB-1120 harbors:
- a CDS encoding PAS domain S-box protein translates to MLEFWKNLFAVAPFIPHGHCYLWKPGLVSLHIVSDLLIALAYYSIPITLLYFVRKRQDLPYPWMFLLFSSFIVACGTTHLMEIWTLWHPTYWLSGCLKAITALVSVVTAIALVPLIPKALALPSPAQLEAANRKLEQEIRERIKVEASLQEREQFLSNIYNSVADHLWVVEQLEDGEFQVVSMNRAVEASSGTLVEHWIGKRLDELWDIETAATIRAHYHDCLQQGQTISYEENLPFEEQICCFLTTLTPLVERDERTRLLGVSMDITERKRVENALKESEERWQLALQGNKDGIWDWNVRTNEVFFSVRWKEILGYQDCEISHHLDEWAKRVHLDDLAWVMETIENHFAKKTPFYETEHRILCKDGTYKWILDRGQALWDDGGNAIRMVGSSTDITESKEAEAELRCKETLLRSMTDASPLAFFVVDNRSDAILYFNHRFCNIWGIEHLEEQMQRGQLKNNDIVPHCLPVLVDVPAFAESCKPLQSEENRAVVEDEIPFRDGRTIRRFSTQIRDDSDRYFGRLYLFEDITERKQIEEKLQLADFSLERSSLALAWIDRNGRILRVNETACKQRGYSREELLSMHVWDTDPNFPMEVWPQHWQELKEQKTLSFTSQQYTRGGGVIPVEITLNYLEFNGKEYNFACARDVSDRYRAEEALRASQARLSGVLDIADEAIISVDSSQRITLYNQGAERIFGYTSEEMLGQTLDRLLPERFAISHRQHVDRFAQSAQTARKMGRRGEIVGRRKDGTEFPAEASISQLELTGEKVFTVFLRDISDRKQAETALKESEARFQAFMDNSPAPAWITDGEGKLLYCSQAYCRIFNVAKESVGKIDISIHPQKFSQEYLNNIRKVIETNQALEAIELGSLADGTVGEFVVYKFPLPSSSGQVLVGGIGLDITERKKAEAAVQQREQEFRALVENAPDIIMRLNRECRYLYINPIVEGQLGIPPAAFIGKTIKELGASEALVNLWRTTLEQVFETGGEQNIEYEIPSLAGLTYYASRVVPELGSDGSVQSVLAVARDISERKLAEAALKQARDELEIRVNQRTALLATANKELRQEIAERQAALRELKQAQAALQTSEVRLKEVLDNTAAFISSAHIHPDRVWEYVYYSPNGEEIFGYKGEEFAADPSLWLSRIPPEDIETIVQPAIEDLYAGRQITTEYRFRHKDGSWRWLSNTLLAKKHKSEDYWFATGIVIDITERKLAEKALQESEQRFATLAKTAPVGIFRTDIQGNCVYGNERSFEMIGLSLGESIGAGWATAIHPDDRDLTIGAWLSFVQQGIPYHCEHRFQRPDGSVIWVLGQAIAEKDVDENIIGYIGTITDITERKQSEQLLEAYNQILETQVQERTAALTQTNAQLEQEIEERKRSQAALQESEERYRTVIAAMAEGIVLQDADGAIRTCNASAKSILGLSRKQMMGRTSLDPNWRAVREDGSPFPGEEHPAMVTLRTGKACSNVVMGVHKPDGNFTWISINSRPLIRAGEPLPYAVVCSFADITARKQAEEALQQSEARYLAILEDQTELIGRSLPDGTLTFVNEAFCRFYGKTREELLGNRYEPSVYEEDRELVARLVKTLSVNNPVVIIENRVIAKGEEVRWTQWVNRGIFDKDGQLVEFQGVGRDITERKLAEENLRRYEKIVAATTDAICLIDRNYTYQIVNQAYLNWHQRSQEEILGQTVSEVLGKDLFETQLKPKLDQCLAGETVQYELWFNYSSTEEKFLSATYSPYLEADGTVLSVVVSLRNLTELKRTEEALRQSESTLRSFFDSGSMLMGIVELYDDDILHLSDNPTSARFFGTTPEQMKNRFATEMGVPPAHLQQWIDRYREALQTQTAARFEYPHETQTEQKWLSASVCPIGIGPNGRPRLSYIVEDISDRKRAEEALRLSEGRLKHLTASIPGTLYSFGYYLDGSAKFEYVSPGCEEMFEIKPEQILEDRNLFENQVSPDDRPRFEEAISYSLQSLQPLTTEWRNIAPSGKQKWLRVQAQLEDREDGSKVWHGVILDISDRKLAEEKLKQAEHKYRTLIEQIPGVVYISPLEATTEKGYISPQLQQLLEVPLEEWSPGFFNSWADYVHPEDRDRVLQAVRNTIFTGEPLSVEYRMITRNGKTLWLRDRANLVVPSEGQTRVLQGLAFDISDRKQIEQALQESNERFQLATSAVKGFIYDWDFKQNIVLRTRGLFELVGYRPEEADAKVDWWNEHVHPEDFPKISQQLSEAFANETQSYFVLEYRLRHRDGHYVYLSDYGTIARDANGRAIRAVGHAIDVSERRKAETALQKALQAAQAASIAKSRFLSNMSHELRTPLNAILGFSQVMVRSSSVSPDHKEQLKIINRSGEHLLNLINDILSMAKIEAGQTTLNENRFDLYQLLNDLEQMLKLKAISKGLQLTFERASDIPQYVQTDENKLRQVLINILGNAIKFTASGHITLRVKKGRISEKADLQNLSSKTYLLFEIEDTGPGIAPNEIETLFDPFVQTEAGRKSMQGTGLGLPISQQFLEMMGGEIVVSSQLGQGTTFTFDIVASEVTKPHEKSLSITQEVIGLEPNQPVYRILVVEDVEENRQLLLKILKPLGFEVREAVNGQEAIALWSTWKPHLIWMDMRMPVMDGYEATREIKALEQQSAVAGENNNLPANSSPTNATKIIALTASAFEEDRAKIMTAGCDDFIHKPFRESMLFDKMAQHLGVRYLYQEDLPDSSPQSATPRNLTPEDLNVMPSEWIAQFRQEVLCANDELILQLIDQIPESEASLAHTLTDLINNFRLDILFDLIRASSNE, encoded by the coding sequence ATGCTGGAGTTTTGGAAAAACCTTTTTGCTGTAGCACCGTTTATCCCCCATGGGCATTGCTATCTCTGGAAACCAGGATTGGTGAGTCTTCATATCGTTTCCGACTTGCTGATTGCCCTGGCTTATTATTCAATCCCGATAACGCTGCTCTATTTTGTTCGCAAGCGACAAGATTTGCCCTACCCTTGGATGTTTCTGCTATTTAGCAGCTTCATCGTCGCTTGTGGTACTACGCACCTGATGGAGATTTGGACGCTTTGGCATCCTACCTATTGGCTGAGTGGCTGCCTCAAAGCCATCACCGCATTGGTTTCAGTGGTGACAGCGATAGCTCTGGTGCCGTTAATCCCAAAAGCATTAGCCCTTCCCAGTCCCGCACAGTTGGAGGCAGCTAATCGAAAACTAGAGCAGGAAATTAGAGAGCGTATCAAGGTAGAAGCAAGTCTTCAAGAGCGGGAGCAGTTCTTAAGCAACATTTATAACTCAGTGGCAGACCACCTTTGGGTGGTGGAACAGCTTGAGGATGGCGAATTTCAAGTTGTCAGCATGAATCGAGCCGTTGAAGCTTCAAGTGGAACTTTGGTCGAGCACTGGATTGGTAAACGGCTGGACGAACTGTGGGACATCGAGACAGCTGCTACGATTCGGGCGCACTACCATGACTGTTTGCAGCAAGGTCAAACAATCTCTTATGAGGAAAATCTGCCTTTTGAAGAACAGATTTGTTGCTTTCTCACCACCTTAACGCCTTTAGTAGAGCGCGATGAACGAACTCGCTTACTCGGCGTCAGCATGGATATCACGGAGCGCAAGCGGGTTGAAAACGCTTTGAAAGAAAGTGAAGAACGCTGGCAGTTAGCGTTGCAGGGTAACAAAGATGGAATTTGGGATTGGAATGTCAGAACGAATGAAGTCTTTTTCTCAGTGCGATGGAAAGAAATACTGGGTTATCAAGACTGCGAAATTTCTCACCATCTAGATGAGTGGGCTAAACGAGTCCATCTAGACGATCTTGCCTGGGTGATGGAAACAATCGAAAATCACTTTGCTAAAAAAACACCTTTTTACGAAACTGAACACCGCATTTTATGTAAAGACGGGACTTATAAATGGATTCTCGATCGCGGTCAGGCACTCTGGGATGACGGCGGCAATGCGATTAGAATGGTCGGTTCTTCTACCGATATTACAGAAAGCAAGGAGGCTGAAGCAGAGCTGCGCTGCAAAGAAACCTTGCTGCGCTCAATGACTGATGCTTCGCCACTCGCTTTTTTTGTTGTAGATAACCGTAGCGATGCCATTCTCTACTTCAATCACCGCTTCTGCAATATCTGGGGTATCGAACACCTAGAAGAACAGATGCAGCGGGGTCAACTGAAAAACAACGATATCGTTCCTCACTGCCTGCCCGTACTTGTAGATGTTCCGGCTTTTGCCGAATCCTGCAAACCGTTGCAAAGTGAAGAAAATCGAGCCGTTGTTGAAGATGAAATTCCTTTTCGCGATGGGCGCACGATTCGTCGTTTTTCGACACAAATTCGCGACGATAGCGATCGCTATTTCGGACGACTTTATCTATTTGAAGATATTACCGAACGCAAGCAAATAGAAGAAAAACTGCAACTGGCTGATTTTTCGCTCGAACGTTCCTCTCTCGCCCTTGCCTGGATTGATCGCAATGGCAGAATTTTACGGGTAAATGAAACAGCGTGCAAGCAAAGGGGATATTCTCGCGAAGAGTTGCTATCAATGCACGTATGGGATACCGATCCCAATTTTCCGATGGAGGTGTGGCCGCAGCATTGGCAAGAACTTAAAGAGCAAAAAACACTTTCGTTTACTTCTCAACAATATACAAGGGGTGGCGGTGTTATCCCCGTTGAAATTACGCTAAATTATCTGGAATTTAACGGAAAGGAATACAATTTTGCCTGCGCCCGCGATGTCAGCGATCGCTATCGCGCAGAGGAAGCACTGCGAGCCTCTCAAGCCCGTCTTTCTGGGGTTCTAGACATTGCCGACGAAGCCATTATCTCAGTAGATTCCAGCCAACGCATTACCCTATACAACCAAGGAGCCGAACGGATTTTTGGCTATACGTCCGAGGAAATGCTCGGTCAGACTCTCGACCGACTTTTGCCAGAACGCTTTGCGATAAGTCATCGCCAGCACGTAGATCGATTTGCCCAATCCGCCCAAACAGCAAGGAAGATGGGTAGGCGCGGCGAGATTGTCGGTCGCCGTAAAGATGGCACGGAATTTCCGGCTGAAGCCTCGATTTCTCAATTGGAATTAACAGGAGAAAAAGTTTTTACGGTTTTTCTGCGCGACATTAGCGATCGCAAACAGGCAGAAACAGCCTTAAAAGAAAGTGAAGCCCGCTTCCAGGCATTTATGGATAACAGTCCCGCCCCTGCTTGGATTACAGATGGAGAGGGGAAACTTCTGTACTGTAGCCAAGCCTATTGCCGCATATTCAACGTAGCAAAAGAGTCAGTGGGCAAAATAGATATCTCCATCCATCCACAAAAATTCAGTCAGGAATATTTAAACAATATTCGCAAAGTTATAGAAACTAATCAAGCTCTCGAAGCAATTGAGCTAGGTTCACTTGCAGATGGCACTGTTGGCGAGTTTGTAGTGTACAAGTTTCCGTTGCCAAGTTCATCCGGTCAAGTGTTAGTTGGGGGAATAGGACTCGATATTACCGAGCGCAAAAAAGCAGAAGCAGCCGTGCAACAGCGAGAACAAGAGTTCCGCGCTTTAGTAGAAAATGCGCCCGACATTATCATGCGGTTGAATCGGGAATGTCGCTATCTCTATATCAACCCCATAGTTGAAGGACAATTGGGGATTCCTCCTGCCGCGTTTATCGGTAAAACTATTAAGGAATTGGGTGCATCCGAAGCATTGGTTAATCTTTGGCGAACAACCCTTGAGCAAGTATTTGAAACGGGTGGCGAGCAAAACATTGAATACGAAATTCCATCGCTTGCAGGGCTAACTTATTATGCTTCCCGCGTAGTTCCTGAATTGGGCAGCGATGGCTCCGTGCAATCGGTTTTGGCAGTTGCTCGCGATATCAGCGAGCGCAAACTTGCAGAAGCGGCTCTAAAACAGGCTCGCGACGAGTTAGAAATTAGAGTCAATCAACGCACTGCTCTACTCGCTACAGCAAATAAAGAATTGCGGCAAGAAATTGCCGAACGGCAAGCCGCGCTGCGCGAACTCAAACAAGCACAAGCGGCTTTGCAAACGTCGGAAGTCAGACTCAAAGAAGTGCTTGATAATACAGCCGCTTTCATTTCCTCGGCACACATTCATCCTGATAGAGTTTGGGAATACGTATACTATTCCCCCAATGGAGAGGAAATTTTTGGCTACAAAGGAGAAGAATTCGCTGCCGATCCGAGCTTGTGGCTATCTAGAATTCCTCCTGAAGATATTGAGACAATTGTTCAGCCAGCAATAGAAGATTTGTATGCCGGACGGCAAATAACCACAGAGTATCGATTCCGCCATAAAGATGGAAGTTGGCGCTGGTTATCTAACACTTTACTGGCTAAAAAGCACAAATCTGAGGATTACTGGTTTGCCACCGGAATTGTTATCGACATCACCGAACGCAAACTAGCAGAAAAAGCGTTACAGGAAAGCGAACAGCGTTTTGCTACTTTAGCGAAAACCGCACCTGTAGGAATATTCCGTACCGATATTCAGGGCAATTGCGTGTATGGGAACGAACGCAGTTTTGAAATGATCGGACTTTCCCTCGGAGAATCGATAGGAGCCGGTTGGGCAACAGCGATACATCCGGATGATCGCGATCTCACGATTGGTGCTTGGTTGAGTTTTGTACAGCAAGGCATTCCCTATCACTGCGAACACCGCTTTCAACGACCCGATGGTAGCGTTATCTGGGTGTTAGGACAAGCGATCGCGGAAAAAGATGTTGATGAAAACATCATCGGTTACATCGGCACTATCACCGACATTACGGAGCGCAAGCAATCGGAACAACTCTTAGAAGCGTACAACCAAATTTTAGAAACTCAGGTACAAGAACGCACAGCAGCACTAACCCAAACAAATGCTCAATTAGAGCAGGAAATTGAAGAGCGCAAGCGATCGCAAGCTGCGCTCCAAGAGAGCGAAGAACGGTATCGTACTGTAATCGCAGCAATGGCAGAGGGGATTGTCTTGCAAGATGCGGACGGTGCGATTCGTACCTGTAACGCTAGTGCCAAAAGCATTCTCGGTTTGTCTCGCAAGCAAATGATGGGGCGAACTTCCCTCGATCCCAACTGGCGAGCGGTTCGCGAAGATGGTTCACCCTTTCCAGGAGAGGAACACCCGGCGATGGTGACGCTGCGAACGGGCAAAGCTTGCTCTAATGTGGTGATGGGAGTCCACAAACCAGATGGTAATTTTACCTGGATTTCCATTAATTCCCGACCTCTAATTCGCGCAGGCGAACCCCTCCCCTACGCCGTTGTTTGCTCGTTCGCTGATATTACCGCTCGCAAACAGGCAGAAGAGGCACTACAACAAAGCGAAGCGCGTTATCTGGCGATTCTTGAAGACCAAACGGAACTGATTGGTCGCTCGTTGCCTGATGGAACCTTGACCTTTGTCAACGAAGCTTTCTGTCGATTTTATGGGAAGACGCGGGAAGAACTCTTGGGCAATCGCTACGAACCTAGCGTATATGAAGAAGACCGCGAGCTTGTAGCCAGACTGGTTAAAACTCTCAGCGTAAATAATCCAGTCGTCATTATCGAAAATCGAGTGATTGCCAAGGGAGAGGAAGTGCGTTGGACGCAGTGGGTCAACCGAGGAATATTCGACAAAGATGGTCAGCTTGTAGAGTTTCAAGGGGTCGGACGAGATATTACCGAGCGCAAACTTGCTGAAGAAAACTTGCGACGCTATGAAAAGATTGTTGCCGCTACTACTGATGCAATTTGTTTAATCGATCGCAACTATACCTACCAAATTGTTAACCAAGCATATCTGAATTGGCATCAGCGCTCTCAGGAAGAAATACTCGGACAGACGGTTAGTGAAGTCTTGGGTAAAGACCTGTTTGAAACTCAACTCAAACCCAAACTAGACCAATGTTTAGCTGGGGAGACTGTCCAATACGAACTGTGGTTTAACTATTCAAGCACCGAAGAGAAATTTCTCAGCGCTACCTACTCTCCTTATTTAGAGGCAGATGGCACTGTTTTAAGTGTGGTAGTGAGTCTGCGTAACCTCACCGAATTGAAACGAACAGAAGAAGCACTGCGACAAAGCGAATCAACGCTTCGCAGCTTCTTCGACAGCGGCTCGATGTTGATGGGGATTGTCGAGCTGTATGACGACGATATTCTGCATCTTTCTGATAATCCAACATCAGCGCGATTCTTCGGTACAACCCCAGAACAGATGAAAAATCGGTTTGCAACTGAGATGGGAGTGCCACCAGCACACCTACAGCAGTGGATCGATCGCTATCGAGAAGCTTTACAGACTCAAACTGCCGCACGCTTTGAATATCCTCACGAGACTCAAACCGAGCAAAAATGGCTCTCTGCCAGCGTTTGCCCGATCGGAATTGGCCCGAACGGTCGTCCGAGATTGTCATACATTGTCGAAGATATCAGCGATCGCAAACGCGCAGAAGAAGCACTTCGCCTCAGCGAAGGTCGGCTCAAACATCTGACAGCTAGCATTCCGGGAACGCTTTACTCCTTTGGATACTATCTCGATGGTTCGGCAAAGTTTGAATATGTCAGTCCCGGTTGCGAAGAAATGTTTGAAATCAAGCCGGAGCAGATACTAGAAGATCGAAATCTTTTCGAGAACCAAGTTTCTCCTGATGACCGACCCAGGTTTGAAGAAGCAATCTCTTACTCCCTGCAAAGCCTGCAACCTCTCACGACTGAATGGCGCAATATTGCTCCTTCTGGAAAACAAAAATGGCTGCGCGTCCAAGCTCAACTCGAAGACCGCGAAGATGGTTCTAAAGTTTGGCATGGGGTGATTTTAGATATTAGCGATCGCAAACTTGCAGAAGAAAAGCTCAAACAAGCCGAGCATAAATACCGCACCTTAATCGAACAAATTCCCGGAGTCGTTTATATCTCTCCGCTTGAGGCAACAACCGAAAAAGGTTACATCAGCCCGCAACTGCAACAATTGCTTGAGGTTCCTCTGGAAGAATGGTCTCCTGGCTTCTTTAATAGTTGGGCTGATTATGTTCATCCAGAAGATCGCGATCGCGTCTTGCAAGCTGTCAGAAACACGATTTTTACGGGAGAACCATTGAGCGTCGAGTATCGCATGATAACTCGCAATGGCAAAACGCTCTGGCTCAGAGATCGAGCCAATCTCGTCGTTCCCTCTGAGGGACAGACTCGAGTGCTTCAGGGTTTAGCTTTCGATATTAGCGATCGCAAACAAATTGAGCAAGCGCTGCAAGAAAGCAACGAGCGTTTTCAGTTAGCAACATCGGCAGTAAAAGGATTTATCTACGACTGGGATTTCAAGCAGAATATCGTTCTGCGGACGCGGGGACTGTTTGAACTTGTTGGATACCGTCCCGAAGAAGCCGACGCAAAGGTTGACTGGTGGAACGAACACGTCCACCCAGAAGATTTCCCCAAAATTTCCCAGCAGCTATCCGAAGCCTTTGCAAATGAAACTCAAAGTTATTTCGTTTTGGAATACCGACTTCGCCATCGAGATGGCCACTACGTCTATCTATCAGATTATGGCACGATCGCGCGAGATGCAAACGGACGAGCAATTCGTGCCGTAGGTCATGCCATAGACGTCAGCGAACGCAGAAAGGCAGAAACCGCCTTGCAAAAAGCACTCCAAGCCGCCCAAGCTGCATCCATCGCAAAAAGCCGCTTCTTGTCCAACATGAGCCACGAACTGCGTACTCCTCTCAATGCCATTCTCGGTTTTAGTCAGGTGATGGTTCGCAGTAGTTCCGTTTCCCCCGACCACAAAGAACAGCTAAAAATCATCAATCGCAGTGGCGAACATTTGCTTAATTTAATCAACGATATTTTGTCAATGGCCAAAATTGAAGCAGGCCAAACTACGCTCAATGAAAATCGCTTTGACCTGTATCAGCTACTGAACGATCTAGAACAGATGCTCAAACTCAAAGCAATTTCCAAAGGTTTACAATTAACTTTTGAACGGGCATCAGATATTCCTCAATACGTGCAAACTGACGAAAATAAATTGCGTCAAGTTTTAATTAACATTTTAGGAAATGCCATAAAGTTCACCGCTTCCGGTCACATCACATTGCGAGTGAAAAAGGGTCGGATATCAGAAAAAGCTGACCTTCAAAACCTCAGCTCCAAAACCTATTTGTTGTTTGAAATTGAAGATACTGGACCCGGCATTGCTCCCAATGAAATTGAAACCTTATTTGACCCCTTCGTACAAACAGAAGCAGGCCGCAAATCGATGCAAGGAACGGGATTGGGCTTACCCATCAGCCAACAATTCTTAGAGATGATGGGAGGAGAGATTGTGGTCAGTAGTCAACTCGGTCAGGGAACAACTTTCACATTCGATATCGTCGCGAGCGAGGTTACTAAACCGCATGAGAAGAGTTTATCGATTACCCAGGAAGTTATTGGGTTAGAGCCAAATCAGCCTGTGTACCGCATTCTAGTTGTTGAGGATGTCGAAGAGAACCGTCAGTTGCTCTTAAAAATACTTAAACCGTTAGGATTTGAAGTGCGAGAAGCAGTTAACGGTCAAGAAGCGATCGCTTTGTGGTCAACTTGGAAACCACACCTAATCTGGATGGATATGCGAATGCCCGTCATGGACGGCTACGAAGCAACTAGAGAAATAAAAGCTTTGGAACAGCAAAGTGCAGTAGCTGGAGAGAATAACAACTTACCTGCCAACTCATCACCTACCAACGCAACAAAAATTATTGCCTTAACTGCTAGCGCTTTTGAAGAAGATCGAGCCAAGATTATGACAGCAGGCTGCGATGACTTTATACATAAGCCTTTCCGAGAGTCGATGCTATTTGACAAGATGGCTCAACACTTAGGAGTCCGTTATCTTTATCAAGAGGATTTGCCGGATAGCTCACCCCAGTCAGCAACACCGAGAAACTTAACACCAGAGGATCTCAACGTCATGCCTTCTGAGTGGATAGCACAGTTCCGACAAGAGGTGCTTTGTGCGAACGACGAGTTAATATTGCAGCTAATCGACCAAATTCCCGAAAGCGAGGCAAGTTTAGCACACACCCTGACAGATTTGATTAATAACTTTCGCTTAGATATACTCTTTGATTTAATCCGAGCATCTAGTAATGAATAG
- a CDS encoding PleD family two-component system response regulator yields MNSHQVPASFGDILVVDDHPDNLRVLSAILSESGYQVRRAINGQLALKVTQNSPPALILLDILMPEMDGYAVCSLLKAHPQTAEIPVIFISALDDVFDKVKAFEVGGVDYITKPFQAAEVLARVKNQLIIRNLYLQLQKQAQKIAEQNASLQQEIQERKRAESALVEANLKLQRLASLDSLTGVANRRQFNESLNKEWQRMAREQFPLSLILGDIDYFKKYNDTYGHLAGDFCLQQVAQAISRAIRRPADILARYGGEEFAVILPNTKAEGALKVAEAVRHEVLNLKIAHAQSAVNKYVTLSLGVFTLVPQYNSDPSTLIAAADKALYEAKEQGRNRSSFKTFESLDSELNLNLLTR; encoded by the coding sequence ATGAATAGCCATCAAGTACCCGCTTCCTTTGGGGACATCCTCGTCGTTGACGATCATCCAGACAACCTCCGAGTTTTGTCCGCTATTCTTAGCGAGTCTGGATATCAAGTCCGGAGGGCAATTAACGGTCAACTGGCTTTAAAAGTTACCCAAAATTCTCCCCCCGCTCTGATTTTACTTGACATCTTGATGCCAGAAATGGATGGCTATGCAGTTTGCTCCTTGCTAAAAGCTCACCCACAAACAGCGGAGATTCCAGTAATTTTTATCAGCGCGCTCGATGATGTATTTGATAAAGTAAAAGCCTTTGAGGTTGGAGGGGTAGATTACATTACCAAACCCTTTCAGGCAGCCGAAGTTTTAGCTCGCGTTAAAAATCAACTAATTATCCGCAATCTGTATCTCCAACTTCAGAAGCAAGCCCAGAAAATTGCCGAGCAGAATGCGTCTCTACAACAGGAAATTCAAGAACGCAAACGAGCTGAATCTGCTTTGGTTGAAGCTAATCTCAAGCTACAGCGTCTCGCTTCTTTAGATAGCTTAACAGGAGTTGCTAATCGTCGTCAGTTCAATGAATCTCTCAATAAAGAGTGGCAACGGATGGCACGAGAGCAATTCCCCTTATCTTTGATTTTAGGGGATATTGATTATTTCAAAAAATACAATGATACTTATGGCCATTTAGCCGGAGATTTCTGTCTACAGCAGGTGGCTCAAGCGATTAGCCGTGCTATTAGGCGTCCGGCAGATATATTGGCTCGTTACGGAGGTGAAGAATTTGCGGTAATTCTACCGAATACAAAAGCTGAAGGAGCGCTAAAAGTTGCTGAGGCGGTGCGGCATGAAGTCCTAAATCTTAAAATAGCTCATGCTCAATCTGCTGTGAATAAATATGTCACTTTAAGCCTCGGCGTTTTCACCTTAGTTCCCCAGTACAACTCTGACCCCTCCACCTTAATTGCTGCGGCTGATAAAGCATTATATGAAGCGAAAGAGCAGGGGAGAAACCGCTCCAGTTTTAAAACTTTTGAATCATTAGACTCAGAGCTAAACCTTAACTTGCTTACCAGATAA
- a CDS encoding response regulator, whose product MITSYQTSQAKGDILIVDDTPENLRVLSTMLANQGYQVRKAINGHLALTAASMSPPDLILLDILMPDMDGYEVCSKLKSSEKTSEIPVVFISALAEAIDKVKAFEVGGVDYITKPFQLEEVLVRVGNHLNQKRLYKQLTEQNTLLQQHIESRRRAEVEIRLLLAATQAISRSEDFHSALEAILRLICQAIGWDFGESWIPSESSRVLECSWGWYASTQSLKAFRQASKKFTFAADIGLAGRIWASKQPEWIEDVSIEQNQIFLRSQIASEVGLKACFGVPILVNNQVLAVLIFFKKAKHKEQPRLIELVNAVATQLGSLIQRKALEQELTLNEKMVSLGQLVAGIAHELNNPVSFIYGNLTYANQYIQDLIQLIKVYQEEYVNPTPKLQEIIEDIELDFLKNDIVNLMDAMHRGAERIQQLVLSLRNFSRLDEAQFKPVNIHEGIENTLVILQHRLKETEDRPAIEIIKEYDDLPPIACYASQLNQVFFHLLSNAIDALEKQENKEEKPIPTPQIRISTELTVANTVRIQIADNGPGIEESARSRLFDPFFTTKPVGSGTGLGLSISYQIVVQKHGGKLTCCSSPGQGADFAIEIPV is encoded by the coding sequence ATGATTACTAGCTATCAAACATCCCAAGCCAAAGGAGACATTCTTATTGTTGATGATACCCCAGAAAACCTACGAGTTTTATCTACAATGCTCGCTAACCAAGGATATCAGGTTAGAAAGGCAATTAACGGGCATCTAGCTTTAACCGCAGCTTCCATGTCTCCTCCCGATTTAATTTTGCTCGACATTTTGATGCCAGACATGGATGGATATGAAGTTTGTTCTAAGCTAAAATCTTCAGAAAAAACTTCAGAAATTCCAGTTGTTTTTATTAGTGCATTAGCCGAGGCGATAGATAAGGTTAAAGCCTTTGAAGTGGGGGGAGTAGACTACATTACCAAGCCATTCCAACTAGAGGAAGTTCTCGTCCGAGTTGGGAATCACCTGAATCAAAAGAGGCTCTATAAACAGCTTACTGAGCAAAATACACTACTGCAACAGCATATTGAATCTCGCCGCCGAGCCGAAGTTGAAATTCGTCTTTTACTCGCAGCAACCCAAGCAATTAGTCGCTCTGAGGATTTCCATTCAGCTTTGGAAGCCATCTTGCGCCTCATCTGTCAGGCAATCGGTTGGGATTTTGGAGAATCCTGGATTCCATCTGAGAGTTCTAGGGTACTAGAATGCAGTTGGGGTTGGTATGCTAGCACTCAAAGTCTGAAAGCATTTAGACAAGCTAGTAAAAAATTTACATTCGCTGCCGATATTGGGCTAGCTGGACGGATTTGGGCATCAAAACAACCTGAGTGGATAGAAGATGTTTCAATTGAACAAAACCAGATTTTTCTACGCTCCCAAATCGCTTCAGAAGTAGGATTAAAAGCCTGTTTTGGGGTTCCAATTCTCGTTAATAACCAAGTGTTGGCTGTATTAATTTTTTTCAAGAAAGCTAAACATAAGGAACAGCCACGGTTGATTGAGCTAGTCAATGCTGTTGCTACTCAGTTGGGTTCGCTGATTCAACGCAAAGCTCTTGAACAAGAACTTACTTTGAATGAAAAAATGGTATCTCTAGGACAGCTAGTGGCAGGAATTGCTCACGAACTTAACAACCCGGTCAGTTTCATCTATGGCAATCTCACTTATGCTAATCAATATATTCAAGACTTGATACAGTTAATTAAGGTTTATCAAGAAGAGTACGTTAATCCTACTCCCAAACTTCAGGAAATAATTGAAGATATAGAGTTAGATTTTTTAAAGAATGACATAGTCAACCTTATGGATGCGATGCACAGAGGAGCCGAGCGAATTCAACAACTGGTACTTTCCCTGCGTAACTTTTCTAGGCTTGACGAAGCTCAGTTCAAGCCAGTCAATATTCATGAGGGGATTGAGAATACCTTGGTGATATTACAGCACCGATTGAAGGAAACCGAAGACCGTCCGGCTATTGAAATAATTAAAGAGTACGATGATTTGCCGCCTATAGCCTGTTATGCAAGTCAGCTTAATCAGGTTTTTTTCCATCTGTTGAGTAATGCAATTGATGCCTTAGAGAAGCAGGAGAATAAGGAAGAAAAACCAATCCCAACTCCGCAAATTCGGATTAGTACAGAGCTAACGGTCGCCAATACAGTAAGGATTCAGATTGCGGATAATGGCCCTGGTATAGAAGAGTCGGCGCGATCGCGTTTATTTGACCCCTTTTTTACGACGAAACCCGTCGGCAGCGGCACCGGATTGGGATTATCGATTAGCTATCAGATTGTGGTGCAAAAACATGGAGGAAAACTCACCTGTTGTTCTTCACCAGGGCAAGGGGCAGATTTTGCAATTGAAATTCCCGTGTAA